One Ricinus communis isolate WT05 ecotype wild-type chromosome 2, ASM1957865v1, whole genome shotgun sequence DNA segment encodes these proteins:
- the LOC8274069 gene encoding uncharacterized protein LOC8274069, producing MFFFFAGGVEQQVSRVLKSGVGRCVNCGSMADLVEYEKVLKLFFIPVYKWPGKEPAMYCNNCNLMFPRSFSFPPPRTDSVSPSAVSDGLRCHFCDRVAEPEFRFCPFCGNSL from the coding sequence atgttcttcttctttgcaGGAGGAGTAGAGCAGCAGGTGAGTAGAGTCTTGAAATCAGGGGTGGGAAGGTGCGTAAACTGCGGTTCCATGGCTGATCTTGTGGAGTACGAGAAAGTTCTTAAGCTATTCTTCATTCCCGTTTATAAATGGCCTGGTAAAGAACCTGCTATGTATTGTAATAATTGTAATCTGATGTTTCCTCGATCCTTTTCATTTCCACCTCCAAGAACTGATTCGGTGTCTCCATCAGCTGTTTCGGACGGCTTAAGGTGCCATTTCTGTGACAGGGTTGCCGAGCCTGAGTTTAGATTCTGTCCTTTTTGTGGGAATTCTCTGTGA
- the LOC8274068 gene encoding defensin Ec-AMP-D2, whose protein sequence is MKHPMRLFSTVFLLLLLLVATEMGAKVAEARTCESQSHKFKGTCLSTTNCANICKTEGFHGGRCRGFRRRCFCTKHC, encoded by the exons ATGAAGCATCCTATGCGCCTCTTCTCGACTGTTTTCCTCCTCCTCCTGCTGCTTGTGGCCACTG AGATGGGGGCAAAGGTGGCGGAGGCAAGGACCTGCGAATCTCAGAGCCATAAGTTCAAAGGGACATGTTTGAGCACTACAAACTGCGCCAACATTTGCAAAACAGAAGGATTTCATGGCGGTCGCTGCCGAGGGTTTCGACGTCGCTGCTTTTGCACTAAGCACTGTTAG
- the LOC8274070 gene encoding LOW QUALITY PROTEIN: chlorophyllide a oxygenase, chloroplastic (The sequence of the model RefSeq protein was modified relative to this genomic sequence to represent the inferred CDS: inserted 1 base in 1 codon; deleted 1 base in 1 codon) produces MLSNAMNTVATAAALSLPISLCRSSKHNSKKGVRGGFGVFAVFGEEGGVLDKKSVWSTLFDVEDPRSKMPQLKGKFLDVNQALEVARFDIQYCDWRARQDVLTIMLLHEKVVDVLNPLARDYKSIGTVKKELAGLQEALAQAHQQVHLSEARVSTALDKLAYMEALVNDRLLPDRSTTETSHTSPSTSTAPQSLDTVQRRSPRKSLNVSGPVQPYHSHLKNFWYPVAFSTDLKDDTMIPIDCFEEPWVIFRGKDGKPGCVQNTCAHRACPLHLGSVNEGRIQCPYHGWEYTTDGKCEKMPSTRLLNVKIKSLPCFEQEGMIWVWPGSDPPAATLPSLQPPAGFHVHAEIVMELPVEHGLLLDNLLDLAHAPFTHTSTFAKGWTVPSLVTFLTPASGLQGYWDPYPIDMEFRPPCMVLSTIGISKPGKLEGKSTGNVQLTFTSFMYACLLQDKRLDYYTECHLILXPLLKHIPFMEYLWRHFAEQVLNEDLRLVVGQQERMINGANVWNLPVTYDKLGVRYRLWRDAVERGAKQNPFSKPT; encoded by the exons ATGCTTTCAAACGCCATGAACACTGTTGCTACAGCTGCAGCTCTCTCTTTGCCCATTTCTTTGTGTAGATCATCTAAACATAACTCTAAAAAg GGGGTTAGGGGTGGGTTTGGGGTGTTTGCGGTATTTGGGGAGGAAGGTGGGGTGCTAGATAAGAAGAGTGTATGGAGTACCCTCTTTGATGTGGAGGATCCAAGATCCAAGATGCCTCAGTTGAAAGGGAAGTTCTTGGATGTGAATCAAGCACTTGAAGTGGCTAGATTTGATATTCAATACTGTGACTGGCGAGCCCGACAAGATGTTCTTACCATCATGCTTCTTCATGAAAAG GTTGTGGACGTTTTAAATCCTCTTGCTCGTGATTATAAGTCTATTGGCACCGTGAAGAAGGAACTTGCTGGACTGCAAGAAGCATTAGCCCAAGCTCATCAGCAG GTTCATCTATCTGAAGCAAGGGTTTCTACAGCTTTAGATAAGCTAGCTTACATGGAAGCACTGGTTAATGATAGGCTGTTGCCAGATAGAAGCACAACAGAGACTAGCCATACATCCCCTTCTACCAGTACTGCTCCTCAATCTCTGGATACTGTACAGAGGAGATCACCCCGAAAAAGCTTGAATGTGTCAGGTCCAGTTCAACCATACCATTCTCACCTTAAGAATTTTTGGTACCCTGTTGCGTTCTCCACTGACCTGAAGGATGATACCATG ATTCCAATTGATTGCTTCGAGGAACCATGGGTGATCTTTCGCGGTAAAGATGGGAAACCTGGATGTGTCCAGAATACCTGTGCACATAGGGCATGTCCTCTTCACCTTGGTTCAGTAAATGAGGGTCGGATCCAATGTCCTTACCATG gGTGGGAATACACAACAGATGGTAAATGTGAAAAAATGCCATCTACTCGACTACttaatgtaaaaataaagTCATTGCCGTGTTTTGAGCAAGAGGGAATGATATGGGTTTGGCCTGGCAGTGACCCTCCGGCAGCAACACTTCCTTCTTTGCAGCCTCCGGCAGGTTTTCATGTCCATGCTGAG ATTGTCATGGAACTTCCAGTGGAACACGGCCTACTTCTGGACAATCTTTTAGACCTTGCGCACGCCCCTTTTACTCATACGTCTACCTTTGCAAAGGGTTGGACTGTTCCAAG CTTGGTGACATTTTTAACACCTGCATCTGGCCTCCAAGGATACTGGGACCCATATCCAATAGATATGGAATTTCGACCACCTTGTATGGTTCTATCAACCATCGGGATCTCAAAGCCTGGAAAGCTAGAGGGCAAAAGTACC GGCAATGTGCAACTCACCTTCACCAGCTTCATGTATGCTTGCCTTCTTCAAGACAAAAGACTAGATTATTATACAGAATGTCACTTGATTT CTCCGCTGCTAAAGCATATTCCTTTCATGGAATATCTATGGAGACATTTTGCTGAGCAG GTATTAAATGAGGATCTGCGGCTTGTAGTCGGACAGCAGGAGCGGATGATAAATGGTGCAAATGTGTGGAATTTACCAGTTACTTATGATAAACTAGGAGTAAGGTATAGGCTATGGAGAGATGCTGTGGAAAGAGGAGCAAAGCAAAATCCTTTCAGCAAAccaacgtaa
- the LOC8274071 gene encoding TLC domain-containing protein fld-1 yields the protein MARTSHTRNDHNRAGTFFLATLILWFISVLFEILFNQRRELYSIIAGAFFFQITNWAIRFLVSRDPLFVNTSVSLLHSTITSVSVVFILVNQYLNGASNGMFEHSQLVGGTWQWAYPALCFSCGYFAYDQLDMLLYRLYSGLIPSILMHHLILLICFTLALYRNVTVNYLILTLICELHSIFLHVRKVRRMAGVRDAKSNIVKLEWVLNWVTFIFARCLSHILITIKLLRDASKFEKGVQLPFALFGMVGMNLLNAGLGIDLFNAFRRERNPLRSSHNHQE from the exons ATGGCAAGGACTAGTCATACTCGAAACGACCACAATAGGGCTGGCACCTTCTTTTTAGCCACTCTTATCCTGTGGTTTATATCAGTTTTGTTTGAGATATTATTCAATCAACGCAGAGAGCTCTATTCGATCATTGCTGGAgctttctttttccaaattaCCAATTGGGCTATTCGATTTCTCGTCTCTCGTGACCCTCTCTTTGTTAATACCTCTGTTTCTTTACTTCACTCCACTATTACCTCTGTTTCAG TGGTTTTCATTTTAGTCAATCAGTATTTAAATGGTGCTTCAAATGGGATGTTTGAGCATTCACAACTCGTTGGTGGTACTTGGCAGTGGGCGTATCCCGCTTTGTGTTTCTCTTGTGGTTATTTTGCTTATGATCAGTTGGATATGCTGCTTTATCGATTATACAGTGGTTTGATCCCTTCCATTCTCATGCACCATCTGATACTTCTCATTTGCTTCACTCTGGCTTTGTATCGAAATGTCACTGTCAACTACCTTATTCTCACCCTTATTTGTGAG CTGCATTCAATCTTCCTACATGTGAGAAAAGTGCGACGGATGGCTGGTGTTCGGGATGCTAAGAGCAACATAGTGAAGTTGGAATGGGTTCTTAACTGGGTCACTTTCATTTTTGCAAGATGTCTATCTCACATTCTCATCACCATCAAGCTACTGAGAGATGCTTCCAAGTTTGAAAAAGGAGTGCAATTGCCATTTGCTCTGTTTGGGATGGTTGGAATGAATTTGCTCAATGCTGGTCTTGGCATTGatctttttaatgcattcagaagagagagaaatccTCTGAGAAGTAGTCATAACCATCAGGAGTAG
- the LOC8268441 gene encoding filament-like plant protein translates to MEKRKWLWKRKSSERSPGETESSGSISSLSERFSDEQDNLKASPNNDTQSPEVTSKSTARDGDVNDSIKSLTEKLSAALVNVSAKDDLVKQHAKVAEEAVAGWEKAENEVTALKKQLEAAIHQNSLLDDRVSHLDGALKECVRQLRQAREEQEEKVHEAVARKMLEWESTKSEFESQLLELKIKAEAANSESTSQIVPDLCHKLEYLEKDNASLKLELLSLSEELEVRTIERDLSTQAAETASKQNLESIKKVAKLEAECRRLKATAFKSSLLNDHKTSTASSMYVESLTDSQSDSGERLIAVELDACKMSCSEPYKCEPSCSDSWASALIAGLDQFKNEKNANRNLPSSSIEIDLMDDFLEMERLAALPETKSGTLNSKPEAVAKPSTDSESSLRAELEIMINRTAELEEKLQKMEGEKLKLEAKLQKMEGEKLDLEANLQKMEEENLELEANLQKMEAEYLELETNLQKMEGEKFELEEKLENIQVERTELEMTLTISQEKSEEFLIQLREAELRLEKLQKELSKANESKQQIESQLVHMEVEARTMASKVNLLEAEVEKERVLSAETGVKCKALEEELSEKKLEIDLQKSASSNSEPKIKQEDLDVAAGKLAECQKTIASLGKQLKSLATLEDFLIDTASIPEFSAGGSLIHRASGEPWKLHSSETFSPKRDSSSSRLASENSGPSVHKIEGRSPPSSSSSSSTSSATLNHMSSDKNRNGFAKFFSRSKDGIQLEI, encoded by the exons ATGGAGAAGAGGAAATGGTTGTGGAAGAGGAAGTCCTCAGAGAGGAGCCCTGGGGAAACTGAGAGTTCAGGATCAATATCTTCACTGTCTGAGAGATTTTCTGATGAGCAG GACAACCTGAAGGCATCCCCAAATAATGATACTCAATCTCCTGAAGTCACATCAAAATCTACAGCCAGGGACGGAGATgtcaatgatagcattaagagtTTAACAGAGAAGTTATCAGCGGCTCTTGTCAATGTTAGTGCCAAAGATGACTTAGTAAAGCAGCATGCTAAAGTCGCTGAAGAAGCTGTAGCAG GCTGGGAAAAGGCTGAAAATGAAGTAACAGCTCTAAAGAAACAACTTGAAGCTGCAATTCATCAGAACTCTTTGCTGGATGATCGGGTGAGCCATCTTGATGGGGCACTCAAGGAATGTGTTAGGCAGTTAAGACAGGCAAGAGAGGAGCAGGAAGAAAAGGTCCATGAAGCTGTGGCTAGGAAAATGCTTGAATGGGAATCCACTAAATCTGAATTCGAGAGTCAACTTCTCGAGTTAAAGATAAAAGCAGAGGCTGCGAACTCAGAATCGACATCTCAAATCGTTCCAGATTTATGTCATAAGCTTGAATATTTGGAGAAAGATAATGCTTCCCTGAAGCTTGAACTCCTATCTCTATCTGAGGAGTTAGAAGTCAGAACAATTGAAAGAGACTTGAGTACCCAAGCAGCAGAAACAGCAAGCAAGCAGAATTTGGAGAGCATAAAGAAAGTGGCAAAGCTTGAGGCAGAGTGTCGGAGGCTAAAAGCCACAGCTTTCAAATCATCATTACTTAACGATCATAAAACTTCTACTGCTTCTTCAATGTATGTTGAATCTCTCACTGATAGTCAATCAGACAGTGGGGAGAGGCTTATTGCAGTGGAGCTGGATGCTTGCAAAATGAGTTGCTCAGAGCCATACAAATGCGAGCCAAGTTGCTCAGATTCATGGGCATCTGCATTGATCGCTGGGCTTGATCAATTcaagaatgagaaaaatgCTAATAGAAATCTCCCGTCCTCATCCATTGAAATTGATCTCATGGATGATTTTCTTGAAATGGAACGACTTGCTGCTTTACCTGAGACTAAAAGTGGAACTCTCAACTCTAAACCTGAAGCTGTTGCCAAACCATCCACGGATTCAGAAAGCTCATTAAGAGCTGAGCTTGAGATCATGATTAATCGGACAGCTGAATTGGAAGAGAAGCTACAGAAGATGGAAGGAGAAAAACTTAAATTGGAAGCGAAGCTACAGAAGATGGAAGGAGAAAAACTTGATTTGGAAGCAAACCTACAGAAGATGGAAGAAGAGAATCTTGAATTGGAAGCTAACCTGCAGAAGATGGAAGCAGAGTATCTTGAATTGGAAACAAACCTACAAAAGATGGAAggagaaaaatttgaattggaAGAGAAGTTAGAGAACATACAAGTGGAGAGAACTGAATTGGAGATGACTCTCACCATAAGTCAGGAGAAGAGCGAAGAATTCCTAATTCAACTCAGGGAGGCTGAACTAAGGTTGGAGAAACTGCAAAAGGAGTTATCTAAGGCAAACGAATCAAAGCAGCAAATTGAATCTCAACTTGTTCACATGGAAGTTGAGGCTAGGACCATGGCTTCGAAGGTTAACCTGTTAGAAGCAGAGGTTGAAAAAGAGAGAGTTCTGTCCGCAGAAACTGGAGTCAAGTGTAAGGCACTGGAAGAAGAGCTATCTGAAAAGAAACTGGAAATTGACCTCCAGAAATCTGCAAGTTCAAATAGTGAGCCGAAGATAAAGCAG GAGGACCTAGATGTAGCTGCTGGGAAGCTTGCTGAATGCCAGAAAACCATAGCATCTCTGGGGAAGCAACTGAAATCTCTAGCAACCCTAGAGGATTTCTTAATTGACACTGCGAGCATACCGGAGTTCTCTGCTGGAGGATCACTGATACATAGAGCTAGTGGAGAACCATGGAAGTTACATTCTAGTGAAACATTTTCACCTAAAAGGGATTCCAGCTCTTCAAGACTGGCAAGTGAGAATTCTGGCCCTTCAGTACATAAAATTGAAGGGCGTTCACCAccatcttcatcatcatcatcatcaacttCATCAGCCACATTAAATCACATGAGTTCTGATAAGAACCGAAATGGGTTTGCAAAGTTTTTCTCGCGAAGCAAGGATGGAATACAACTAGAAATTTAG